From Stenotrophomonas nitritireducens, the proteins below share one genomic window:
- a CDS encoding restriction endonuclease, translated as MFSWILALVLALLLWGLASAYLWLVARRSTERQHGLAALAGMRWREFSRIVHQAMAEQRDLHPLTDEEDNDRGTSSDFLLQRGGQRWLVSCKHGRAYRFDAGAIHELASAISLTGAVGGLLITEGHVERDGLAEAEKHSIEVIDGRQLWQLLKPYMPIDVSDTVTGIARREAVRHTGIAGLAAVTLGLLVGMGYMTLSSDPPAAEPVAPAPAAPASSTPADTGHPQPAAEAAKQHSSPSTTADPADLVQDPDPATLLRYQQSVSKALASTTGVVSGIWLTRSTLSVERSGEDAQVWPLICKQLERYPALRTTRVQLNPRPGVDEPVRWRQCSTI; from the coding sequence ATGTTCTCGTGGATTCTGGCCCTGGTACTTGCATTGCTCTTGTGGGGCCTGGCGTCGGCGTACCTGTGGTTGGTCGCCCGTCGCAGCACCGAACGCCAGCATGGTCTGGCTGCGCTGGCAGGGATGCGCTGGCGTGAGTTTTCGCGGATCGTGCATCAGGCCATGGCCGAGCAGCGCGACCTGCATCCGCTGACGGATGAAGAAGACAATGACCGCGGCACCAGCAGCGATTTCCTGCTTCAGCGCGGCGGCCAACGCTGGCTGGTGTCGTGCAAGCATGGCCGCGCCTATCGTTTCGACGCCGGCGCGATCCACGAACTGGCCTCGGCGATCAGCCTCACCGGTGCGGTTGGCGGCCTGCTGATCACCGAAGGCCATGTCGAACGTGACGGCCTGGCCGAGGCCGAAAAGCATTCCATCGAAGTCATTGACGGGCGTCAGCTCTGGCAACTGCTGAAGCCCTACATGCCTATCGATGTAAGCGACACGGTGACCGGCATCGCGCGCCGCGAAGCGGTCCGCCACACCGGCATCGCCGGCCTGGCCGCAGTCACGCTGGGCCTGTTGGTAGGCATGGGCTACATGACCCTGAGCAGTGATCCGCCCGCAGCCGAACCGGTCGCGCCAGCGCCCGCCGCACCGGCCAGCAGCACGCCGGCAGACACCGGCCACCCGCAACCTGCCGCGGAAGCCGCCAAACAGCACAGCAGCCCGTCGACGACGGCAGATCCTGCCGACCTGGTGCAGGACCCGGACCCAGCCACCTTGCTGCGTTACCAGCAATCCGTGTCCAAGGCCTTGGCCAGCACCACGGGTGTGGTCAGCGGCATCTGGCTGACCCGCTCCACCCTGTCGGTGGAACGCAGTGGCGAGGATGCGCAGGTGTGGCCCTTGATCTGCAAGCAGCTTGAGCGCTACCCGGCCCTGCGCACCACCCGCGTGCAGCTCAACCCCCGCCCCGGCGTTGATGAGCCGGTGCGCTGGCGCCAGTGCAGCACGATTTAA
- a CDS encoding YggS family pyridoxal phosphate-dependent enzyme: protein MHTPLPEAAAGTQTRHALHGQYPRAETADDFRRNLALVHERIAAACQRVGRDPASVRLLPVSKTIDEAHIRQAYQAGCRLLGENKVQEAHHKWEAMQDLGDLQWSVIGHLQTNKAKLVARFASEFQALDSLRLAQTLERRLQSEGRSLDVFVQVNTSNEASKYGLAPDEVADFLQALPRSGALRVRGLMTLALFSAQPEQVRACFVRLRELRERLRQHAPDGMQLDELSMGMSGDFEIAIEEGATVVRVGQAIFGARTVPDSHYWPVGTSAE, encoded by the coding sequence ATGCACACCCCACTCCCCGAAGCCGCTGCTGGCACCCAGACCCGGCACGCCCTGCACGGCCAATACCCGCGCGCCGAAACCGCGGACGACTTCCGCCGCAACCTGGCCCTGGTTCATGAACGCATCGCCGCTGCCTGCCAACGCGTGGGCCGCGACCCTGCCAGCGTGCGCCTGCTGCCGGTCAGCAAGACCATCGACGAGGCGCATATCCGCCAGGCCTATCAGGCCGGTTGCCGCTTGCTGGGCGAGAACAAGGTGCAGGAAGCTCACCATAAATGGGAGGCCATGCAGGATCTGGGTGACCTGCAGTGGTCGGTCATCGGCCACCTGCAGACCAACAAGGCCAAACTGGTAGCGCGCTTCGCAAGCGAGTTCCAGGCACTGGACAGCCTGCGCCTGGCACAGACGCTGGAGCGCCGCCTGCAGTCCGAAGGCCGCTCGCTGGACGTATTCGTACAGGTCAACACCTCCAACGAAGCCAGCAAGTACGGCCTGGCCCCCGACGAGGTTGCCGACTTCCTGCAGGCGCTGCCGCGCTCTGGTGCGCTGAGGGTGCGTGGTCTGATGACGCTGGCGCTTTTTTCGGCCCAGCCCGAGCAGGTGCGCGCCTGTTTTGTGCGCCTGCGTGAATTGCGCGAGCGCCTGCGCCAGCACGCACCGGACGGCATGCAGTTGGACGAGCTGTCGATGGGCATGTCGGGTGACTTCGAGATCGCCATCGAAGAAGGCGCCACCGTGGTGCGTGTCGGCCAGGCGATTTTCGGTGCGCGCACGGTGCCGGACAGTCACTACTGGCCGGTTGGCACGTCAGCGGAATAA
- a CDS encoding phasin family protein has product MTTYEQRPEDEDDTAGSQGQAERLTRKVTESAQQVWLAGLGALSRAQAEGSKLFDTLVKEGQTMEARSREQSSKGESLRDTVENTLGQARERAAGTWDRVEKSFEDRVHSVLRRLDVPSRSDLEALNDRLDALNRRLTRAESRATHSEQHAEDQ; this is encoded by the coding sequence ATGACCACTTACGAGCAACGCCCGGAAGACGAGGACGACACCGCAGGTAGCCAAGGCCAGGCCGAACGCCTGACCAGGAAGGTCACCGAATCGGCGCAGCAGGTCTGGCTGGCCGGCCTGGGTGCGCTGTCGCGCGCGCAGGCCGAGGGCAGCAAGCTGTTCGACACGCTGGTCAAGGAAGGCCAGACCATGGAAGCCCGCTCACGCGAGCAGTCCAGCAAGGGCGAAAGTCTGCGCGATACGGTGGAGAACACCTTGGGCCAGGCCCGCGAGCGCGCCGCCGGCACCTGGGACCGGGTCGAGAAATCGTTTGAGGACCGGGTGCACAGCGTGCTGCGGCGCCTGGATGTGCCTTCCCGCTCCGACCTGGAGGCGCTGAACGACCGCCTGGACGCCCTCAATCGCCGCCTCACCCGCGCCGAAAGCCGCGCAACGCACAGCGAGCAGCATGCTGAAGACCAGTAA
- a CDS encoding polyhydroxyalkanoic acid system family protein encodes MSTIDIQHAHSLSDDKARTAIAEVAEKLQERFDVVTRWEGAVLHFNRSGVDGAIELLPGAVRVKAELGFLLSAMKGMVESEIQRVLTDKLG; translated from the coding sequence ATGTCGACCATTGATATCCAGCACGCTCATTCCCTGTCCGACGACAAGGCCCGCACCGCCATTGCCGAGGTCGCCGAAAAACTGCAGGAGCGCTTTGACGTGGTTACTCGCTGGGAAGGCGCAGTGCTGCATTTCAACCGTTCCGGCGTGGATGGCGCCATCGAGCTGCTGCCCGGCGCCGTGCGGGTCAAGGCCGAGCTGGGCTTCCTGCTGTCGGCCATGAAAGGCATGGTGGAATCAGAAATTCAACGCGTGCTGACTGACAAACTCGGCTGA